One window from the genome of Fulvivirga lutea encodes:
- a CDS encoding glycosyltransferase family 2 protein, translating into MKPLVSVVLPAFNAEKTIKKAISSILKQSFEQFELIVINDGSTDNTLKVIESFKDNRIKCFSTPNQGVARAANFAIKLSRTEIIARMDADDVSLPERLALQYQYLQDHEDVDVVSGKITYGGDRTKNLGYALHVDQINQLMNHDQMFSRRFEDSPVANPSVMVRKSLFEMFGGYCEQNIPEDYELFLRWMDKGVEFAKIDHNVLIWNDLDGRITRTHSDYSGDNFDRVKANYLAKFLNARYSTLLEIWIWGTGRKVNSKVKLLNKEGLNVSQFIDVKKNKQLINTMHYTEIHSPGDYIILSYVKDRKGKQEIINYLNTKGFEEGNNYFLMN; encoded by the coding sequence TTGAAGCCTCTTGTATCCGTTGTTCTTCCTGCCTTCAATGCTGAAAAAACTATTAAAAAAGCTATTTCCAGCATTTTAAAGCAATCATTCGAACAATTTGAACTTATTGTTATTAATGACGGCAGCACAGATAATACTCTGAAGGTTATTGAATCCTTTAAAGACAACAGAATTAAGTGTTTCTCCACTCCAAACCAAGGTGTAGCCAGAGCGGCTAATTTTGCTATCAAGCTCTCACGAACAGAGATCATAGCCAGAATGGATGCAGATGATGTTTCTTTACCAGAAAGATTAGCCTTGCAATATCAATACCTACAGGATCATGAAGATGTTGATGTAGTATCGGGCAAGATTACCTATGGTGGCGATAGAACCAAAAATCTGGGATATGCTTTACACGTGGATCAAATAAATCAGTTAATGAATCACGATCAGATGTTTAGCAGAAGATTTGAAGATTCGCCTGTTGCTAATCCTTCCGTAATGGTTCGTAAATCACTATTTGAAATGTTTGGTGGGTACTGCGAACAAAATATTCCTGAAGACTATGAACTGTTTTTAAGATGGATGGACAAAGGAGTAGAATTTGCTAAAATAGATCATAACGTATTGATATGGAATGATTTAGATGGTAGAATCACAAGAACTCATTCAGATTATTCTGGAGACAATTTCGATCGAGTAAAAGCTAATTATTTAGCTAAATTTTTAAATGCTCGGTATTCAACCCTGCTTGAAATATGGATTTGGGGAACCGGAAGAAAAGTTAATTCTAAGGTTAAACTACTTAACAAAGAAGGTTTAAATGTATCTCAATTTATTGATGTTAAGAAGAACAAACAGCTAATAAACACGATGCATTACACTGAGATTCATTCCCCCGGTGATTATATCATACTATCCTATGTGAAAGACAGAAAGGGCAAACAAGAAATTATAAACTACCTCAATACAAAAGGCTTTGAAGAAGGCAATAACTATTTTCTTATGAATTAA
- a CDS encoding TetR/AcrR family transcriptional regulator — protein MEVGVREKKSATLKVQILRATLELLGKKAFKDVYVDQICEKVRISKVTFFKYFPQKEDILLYYQRVWCLENIVNISKNKKEGITRVKALFESMAVAYEKHPGLILSLISYLTSLSRPPAPFPLRPIERQMLFENVDNINDFELLSLPQMLEKYLLEAVFLSEIKNTRDTKELSYLFLSSIYGTVITAHLRQVDSLQILMKRNYEALIKGLNS, from the coding sequence ATGGAAGTAGGAGTTAGAGAAAAAAAATCAGCCACACTAAAAGTACAAATACTAAGAGCCACATTAGAGTTACTCGGTAAAAAGGCCTTTAAAGATGTTTACGTGGATCAAATCTGCGAAAAGGTCAGAATTTCAAAAGTGACTTTTTTCAAATACTTTCCTCAAAAGGAGGATATCTTATTGTATTACCAAAGAGTATGGTGTTTAGAAAACATTGTAAACATTAGTAAAAATAAGAAGGAAGGTATAACGAGAGTAAAGGCTCTTTTTGAATCCATGGCTGTTGCCTATGAAAAACATCCGGGACTTATTCTAAGTTTAATCAGTTATCTTACATCACTTAGTAGGCCACCCGCGCCATTTCCATTAAGACCTATCGAACGCCAAATGCTGTTTGAGAACGTAGATAATATTAATGATTTTGAGTTATTGTCATTACCGCAAATGCTCGAAAAGTATTTGTTAGAGGCTGTTTTTCTGAGTGAAATTAAAAACACAAGAGATACTAAAGAGCTTTCTTATTTGTTTCTCTCTTCAATTTACGGCACAGTGATAACGGCACATTTACGACAAGTAGATTCATTACAAATATTGATGAAGCGTAATTATGAGGCGCTCATCAAAGGCCTTAATTCATAA
- a CDS encoding OmpA family protein yields MIKSILLSSLLLVSGSLISQSLDIFDKVNSIYDEQNPVLSPDGRTLYFTRANHPENVGGEADPGDIWYSLIQPDGLWSSPQNATALNNSNWNGVLGFVGGSDVIYLYNHYSQSGGTTKSFGISRSIKTTGGWSIPENYTIPYFTTSSKIHGGYITSDASTAVFSLESYGTKGGEDIYVCFNKGNGNWSEPKNIGSTINTKFQEFSPSLSDDTKTLYFATNGTGTGTDFYKTERLDESWINWSDPLPLILLNSDGREMGLRLYSPMYLYTSTTDSDGYGDIKAFIDPNLDDKIEKPKDSVEVVDPVVIKEKKPVFDSRYITLYGNTFNSENKNAVETKITLKSMDGESIASVNSHMGSYALKIEAIGNYRVRVDAPGYVSHQETLELQSDEIKSFEMNFYLQPIHVGATVNLKDVLFKQSRAEFLESSFAELNLVVDFMKDNPKVEIRLEGHTDNRGVEKYNIKLSKERVEAVKDYLVKKGISKKRISGKGYGGSKPIADNENPETRILNRRVEFTIVKN; encoded by the coding sequence ATGATCAAAAGCATACTGCTTTCATCTCTATTGTTGGTTTCAGGCTCATTAATATCACAGTCTTTAGACATTTTCGATAAGGTAAACTCCATTTATGATGAGCAGAACCCTGTGCTTTCCCCCGATGGAAGAACGCTTTATTTTACCAGAGCCAATCACCCTGAAAATGTTGGCGGAGAAGCAGATCCAGGAGATATTTGGTACAGTCTCATACAGCCTGATGGCCTATGGTCGTCACCTCAAAATGCAACCGCATTAAATAACAGCAATTGGAATGGCGTATTGGGTTTTGTAGGTGGTAGCGATGTGATTTATCTATACAACCACTATTCTCAGTCAGGAGGTACTACTAAGTCATTTGGCATATCACGATCAATTAAAACAACCGGTGGTTGGTCTATACCGGAAAACTATACAATACCATACTTCACAACTTCTTCTAAGATTCATGGTGGGTACATTACCTCAGACGCCAGTACGGCAGTATTTTCACTGGAAAGTTATGGTACAAAAGGCGGTGAGGATATTTACGTATGCTTCAATAAAGGTAATGGCAATTGGTCTGAGCCTAAAAACATTGGTAGCACCATCAATACTAAATTTCAGGAGTTTTCTCCTTCTCTATCAGACGATACTAAAACTCTTTATTTTGCTACCAACGGTACAGGTACGGGTACCGACTTTTACAAGACTGAACGATTAGATGAAAGTTGGATCAATTGGTCAGACCCACTTCCGTTGATTTTATTAAATAGCGATGGAAGAGAAATGGGATTGCGCCTTTACAGCCCCATGTATTTATACACGTCCACAACTGATAGTGACGGATATGGTGATATAAAGGCATTTATCGATCCAAACCTTGATGACAAGATTGAGAAGCCGAAGGATTCAGTTGAAGTGGTGGATCCCGTTGTGATAAAAGAGAAGAAACCTGTATTTGATAGCAGATACATCACGCTTTATGGCAATACGTTCAATTCTGAAAATAAGAATGCTGTGGAAACGAAGATTACTCTTAAGTCAATGGATGGTGAAAGTATTGCTTCAGTCAATTCACACATGGGAAGTTATGCGTTAAAAATTGAAGCCATTGGAAATTACAGGGTGAGGGTAGATGCACCCGGTTATGTCAGTCACCAGGAAACGCTTGAGTTACAGAGTGACGAGATTAAATCCTTTGAAATGAATTTTTATCTGCAACCCATTCATGTAGGAGCTACGGTTAACCTCAAAGATGTATTGTTCAAGCAATCGCGAGCTGAGTTTTTAGAAAGTTCATTTGCAGAGCTCAACCTGGTGGTAGATTTTATGAAAGATAATCCAAAGGTGGAGATCAGACTGGAGGGCCATACCGATAACAGAGGTGTAGAGAAATACAATATCAAACTATCAAAAGAAAGGGTAGAAGCTGTTAAAGACTACCTTGTTAAAAAAGGAATTTCTAAAAAGCGCATCAGCGGTAAGGGGTATGGCGGTAGCAAACCTATCGCAGATAATGAAAATCCTGAAACTAGAATACTCAACCGAAGAGTGGAATTTACAATTGTAAAAAACTAG
- a CDS encoding universal stress protein, whose amino-acid sequence MNKILCPVDFSDTSLNAIEFAVEIGKKFHSKVTLLHVFTEEDFNKVLGNKAKGKSFKELLGMAKNRISQLADAINEDAVKDGLDKCDFYLEMGELTEKINETAVGENYDLIVMGTTGVSKRSGIFFGSNTEDVIDEVRRPVMCIPSNASFTKFKKIVYGSDYLEEDKVAIQEVISFATMFDARINVVHVNSENEDEEYKKFTQELKSFIQYNKITFTNRQYDDIGKGLLEYMNSENADLLVAFKRKRNIVESIFSKSITKILSHTSDKPLLILKL is encoded by the coding sequence ATGAATAAAATACTTTGCCCAGTAGACTTTTCTGACACATCGTTGAACGCGATAGAATTTGCCGTTGAAATCGGTAAGAAATTCCATTCAAAGGTAACTTTGCTGCATGTTTTTACTGAAGAGGATTTTAATAAAGTTCTTGGTAATAAGGCCAAAGGCAAATCGTTCAAGGAGTTGTTGGGTATGGCTAAGAATAGAATTAGCCAGTTGGCAGATGCAATTAATGAGGATGCTGTAAAAGATGGGCTCGATAAATGTGATTTCTACTTAGAAATGGGTGAGCTCACCGAAAAAATCAATGAAACTGCAGTAGGAGAAAATTATGATTTGATCGTAATGGGTACTACAGGGGTGAGCAAACGCAGCGGAATTTTCTTTGGAAGCAACACTGAAGATGTGATTGACGAAGTGAGAAGACCCGTGATGTGCATACCATCCAATGCATCTTTCACGAAGTTTAAGAAAATAGTGTATGGTTCTGATTATCTGGAAGAAGACAAAGTTGCCATACAGGAAGTAATATCTTTTGCCACTATGTTTGATGCCCGAATAAATGTGGTGCATGTAAATAGTGAGAATGAGGATGAAGAGTATAAAAAGTTTACTCAGGAATTAAAAAGTTTTATTCAGTATAATAAGATAACATTTACCAATCGTCAATACGATGATATTGGTAAAGGCCTTTTAGAGTATATGAATTCTGAAAATGCTGATTTACTGGTTGCCTTTAAAAGAAAACGAAATATCGTAGAAAGCATCTTTAGTAAAAGTATTACCAAAATTCTGTCCCACACAAGCGACAAACCATTACTCATTTTAAAGTTATAA
- a CDS encoding DNA-3-methyladenine glycosylase, translating to MKLNKSFYLSDNVLDVAKCLLGKRLCVIACGELKSGIIVETEAYSYKEKACHAYNFKNTKRTATLFENGGVAYVYLCYGIHKLFNIVTNVKGIPEGVLIRAVEPTEGIALKKKITSGPGKLTKAMGITLQHNQMDLTGDKIWIEDINHQPEIEASKRIGVDYAGEDAELLWRFTSKNNHWISK from the coding sequence TTGAAACTAAATAAGTCCTTTTATTTATCCGACAATGTCCTTGATGTGGCAAAATGCCTATTAGGTAAGCGATTATGTGTAATTGCCTGTGGGGAGCTAAAATCAGGGATAATAGTTGAAACAGAAGCATATTCCTATAAGGAGAAAGCCTGTCATGCCTACAACTTTAAAAATACCAAACGCACAGCTACACTTTTTGAAAATGGCGGTGTAGCCTATGTATACCTTTGCTATGGCATCCATAAACTCTTCAATATTGTAACTAATGTAAAAGGTATACCGGAAGGTGTGTTAATTAGGGCAGTCGAACCCACTGAAGGTATTGCATTGAAGAAGAAAATTACTTCCGGGCCCGGTAAATTGACTAAAGCCATGGGCATAACATTACAGCATAATCAAATGGATTTAACTGGTGACAAAATATGGATAGAAGATATTAACCATCAGCCTGAGATAGAAGCGAGTAAACGAATAGGAGTTGATTATGCCGGTGAAGATGCGGAACTTTTATGGCGGTTTACTTCAAAAAATAATCATTGGATAAGTAAGTGA
- a CDS encoding DUF2911 domain-containing protein, which produces MKRTLTILLAVITCFAVNAQIEVPQPSPAGSVYSKVGLTDVTIDYSRPKVKDRKIFGEGDEFLQPYGQIWRSGANAGSVLKLSTDVKIAGTDVKAGEYLIFTVPGKDEWKFMLYSDVSLGGNVAGYDKEKEVVSTTVKPIMLSTPVETLTYNISDISENNTSANIQLSWADVSIKVPMSVDFDAAVMASIEANTKVNPGNYVAAANYYLNAGKDLNKALEWMNMYLSVGENAKQFWHLHTKARILAALGNKKEAKATAEKSMELAKAFPNGDFGYVKRNEDLIATLK; this is translated from the coding sequence ATGAAAAGAACATTAACGATTTTATTAGCGGTGATCACATGTTTTGCCGTAAATGCTCAAATTGAAGTTCCTCAGCCTAGCCCTGCAGGTTCTGTTTATAGCAAAGTAGGCTTAACAGATGTAACTATAGACTATTCTAGACCAAAAGTAAAAGATCGTAAGATCTTTGGTGAAGGTGATGAATTCCTTCAGCCATATGGGCAAATCTGGAGATCTGGTGCTAACGCAGGATCTGTTTTAAAACTTAGCACTGATGTTAAAATTGCTGGAACTGATGTGAAAGCAGGTGAATACTTAATTTTTACTGTACCAGGTAAAGATGAATGGAAATTTATGCTTTATTCAGATGTGTCATTAGGTGGTAACGTTGCCGGCTACGACAAAGAAAAAGAAGTAGTAAGCACTACTGTTAAACCAATAATGTTGAGCACGCCAGTAGAAACATTAACGTATAACATTTCTGATATTAGCGAAAACAACACTTCAGCTAATATCCAATTATCTTGGGCAGATGTGTCTATCAAAGTTCCTATGAGTGTTGATTTTGATGCAGCTGTAATGGCTTCTATTGAAGCAAATACAAAAGTGAATCCAGGTAATTATGTGGCTGCGGCTAACTATTACTTAAACGCTGGCAAAGACTTAAACAAGGCGTTAGAGTGGATGAACATGTATTTATCAGTTGGTGAAAACGCTAAACAATTCTGGCATTTACACACTAAAGCAAGAATTCTTGCTGCTTTAGGAAATAAGAAGGAAGCGAAGGCTACTGCCGAAAAATCTATGGAGTTAGCAAAAGCTTTCCCTAATGGTGATTTTGGTTATGTTAAAAGAAATGAGGACTTAATCGCTACATTGAAGTAA